A region of bacterium DNA encodes the following proteins:
- a CDS encoding LLM class flavin-dependent oxidoreductase: MLILRFDMRAPIDGPATTADLYQTALEMAEWGEQHGCLLIQVSEHHASPDGFLPSPLILAAAIAARTTSAPIMVGAVLLNLYDPIKLAEDMVVLDIVSRGRVQYTIGLGYRAEEYAMFGVEMRRRGKLMDEKLDALKRALAGERFEYQGRPVHVTPGSYTPTGPRLLYGGGSEAAARRAGRFGLGFMAEGGAPGLAQVYRDAAVSAGHEPGMVIIPDRSMATSLFVARDVDAAWQQIGPFLLHDAQMYSDWMGSKSPSISKSDASSVEELREENGAYRIVTPDAAVQQIRTGKPLALQPLCGGCPPELAWESLRLIAEEVLPALN, from the coding sequence ATGCTGATCCTGCGCTTCGATATGCGGGCACCGATTGATGGGCCGGCAACAACTGCCGATCTGTACCAGACCGCCCTCGAGATGGCCGAATGGGGAGAGCAGCACGGTTGCCTGTTGATACAGGTTTCCGAACACCACGCGTCACCCGACGGCTTCCTGCCCTCCCCGCTGATCCTCGCCGCTGCGATTGCGGCGCGAACGACTTCTGCTCCCATCATGGTAGGCGCCGTGCTCTTGAACCTGTACGACCCGATCAAACTCGCCGAAGACATGGTCGTTCTGGACATCGTGAGTCGGGGTCGCGTGCAGTACACCATCGGTCTCGGCTATCGCGCAGAGGAGTACGCCATGTTCGGCGTCGAGATGAGGAGGCGCGGCAAGCTGATGGACGAAAAGCTGGACGCGCTCAAGCGCGCACTCGCGGGGGAACGCTTCGAATATCAGGGGCGGCCCGTACACGTAACGCCTGGCTCGTACACCCCGACGGGACCCAGGCTGCTCTACGGGGGCGGTAGCGAGGCGGCCGCGCGCCGCGCAGGCCGCTTCGGTCTGGGCTTCATGGCCGAGGGCGGAGCTCCCGGTCTCGCACAGGTCTATCGGGACGCGGCCGTGAGTGCAGGCCACGAACCGGGCATGGTTATCATCCCGGATCGCAGCATGGCCACGAGTCTCTTCGTTGCGCGCGACGTCGATGCTGCGTGGCAGCAGATCGGCCCATTCCTGCTCCACGACGCGCAGATGTACTCCGACTGGATGGGCTCGAAGAGTCCATCGATCAGCAAGTCAGACGCCAGTTCCGTAGAGGAACTGCGTGAAGAGAACGGCGCCTACCGAATCGTGACTCCAGACGCGGCCGTCCAGCAGATTCGAACAGGCAAGCCGCTGGCTCTCCAACCACTGTGCGGAGGCTGTCCGCCCGAATTGGCCTGGGAAAGCCTGCGCTTGATCGCCGAAGAAGTGCTGCCCGCACTGAACTGA